Proteins co-encoded in one Desulfoplanes formicivorans genomic window:
- the metG gene encoding methionine--tRNA ligase, whose amino-acid sequence MDSFFLSTPIYYVNAKPHLGHGYTTIVADAQSRFHRLAGEKTFFLTGTDEHGDKIVQAAEKNGQSPQEYADHISGLFSSLWPRLNISNDYFVRTTDPGHKKIVQEVLQKVYDNGDIYFHEYGGHYCYGCERFYTEKELVDGKCPDHLTKPTYIKEKNYFFRMSKYFDRLREHIETHPEFIQPERYRNEVLSMLKEDLGDLCISRPKSRLTWGIELPFDSNFVTYVWFDALLNYISSLDYPDGEKFALFWPGAHHLVAKDILKPHAVFWPTMLMSAGIPLYKGLRVHGYWTVNETKMSKSLGNVVEPLTMATKYGLDPFRYFLLREMRFGSDASFSEEALVGRLNADLANDLGNLFSRVLSMTKKYFGSVVPACGELTQDDREAIELGTNALDNFRELFPRFQVSRSLDALWELIRFLNKYVDSQAPWTLAKQGDTARLQTVMYILLEGMRKVALHLWPVMPTACETMLSQLGIDFDLQAVDLAGESGHWSGLVPGTKVAAKSNIFPRQELRLDQEESVADKGDKPSGRDQQETPCIDSGAFQQVDLRVGTVVKAEPVPKTDKLLLMTIDLGETEPRQVVGGLAESWTPEELVGRQVVVVANLKPRKLRGVTSQGMVLAVRTDSGLELLAPSGNVAPGSRVS is encoded by the coding sequence TTGGATTCGTTTTTTCTTTCAACGCCCATCTATTATGTTAACGCCAAGCCCCATCTGGGGCATGGATATACCACCATTGTGGCCGATGCCCAGAGCCGGTTCCACCGTCTGGCTGGCGAAAAGACCTTTTTTCTGACCGGCACGGACGAACACGGGGACAAGATTGTTCAGGCCGCTGAAAAGAACGGGCAGTCCCCCCAGGAATATGCCGATCACATCAGCGGATTGTTCAGCAGCCTGTGGCCCAGGCTGAACATTTCCAACGATTATTTTGTCCGCACCACTGATCCCGGGCACAAGAAGATCGTCCAGGAGGTTTTGCAAAAGGTCTATGACAACGGGGACATCTATTTCCATGAGTATGGCGGGCATTACTGCTACGGGTGCGAACGGTTCTACACGGAAAAGGAACTGGTGGACGGGAAGTGTCCTGATCACCTGACCAAGCCCACCTATATCAAGGAAAAGAATTATTTTTTCCGGATGAGCAAGTATTTTGACCGCCTCCGGGAGCATATCGAGACCCATCCCGAGTTCATCCAGCCGGAACGGTACCGCAATGAGGTCTTGTCCATGCTCAAGGAGGATTTGGGGGATCTATGCATTTCACGGCCCAAGTCCCGGCTGACATGGGGGATCGAACTGCCTTTTGACAGCAATTTTGTCACCTATGTGTGGTTTGACGCCCTGCTCAATTATATTTCCTCCCTTGATTATCCCGATGGGGAGAAGTTTGCCTTGTTCTGGCCGGGTGCCCATCATCTTGTGGCCAAGGACATTTTGAAACCCCATGCCGTGTTCTGGCCGACCATGCTCATGTCTGCAGGCATCCCTTTGTACAAGGGACTTCGGGTGCACGGATACTGGACGGTGAATGAGACTAAGATGTCCAAGAGCCTGGGCAATGTGGTCGAGCCTTTGACCATGGCCACCAAATACGGGCTTGATCCGTTTAGGTATTTCCTCTTGAGGGAGATGCGCTTTGGATCGGATGCCTCCTTTTCCGAAGAGGCCCTGGTTGGCCGGCTCAATGCCGATCTGGCCAATGATCTGGGCAACCTGTTCAGCCGAGTGCTTTCCATGACCAAAAAATATTTTGGCAGCGTGGTCCCTGCGTGCGGGGAACTCACGCAGGATGACAGGGAAGCCATTGAGCTGGGCACCAATGCCCTGGACAATTTCAGGGAGCTCTTTCCCCGGTTTCAGGTGTCCCGTTCCCTGGATGCCCTCTGGGAGCTGATTCGTTTTCTGAACAAGTACGTGGATTCCCAGGCTCCGTGGACGTTGGCCAAGCAGGGCGATACTGCACGGCTGCAAACGGTCATGTACATTCTGCTCGAAGGGATGCGCAAGGTGGCCTTGCATTTGTGGCCGGTCATGCCAACAGCCTGTGAAACCATGCTTTCCCAGCTGGGGATTGATTTTGATCTCCAGGCCGTGGATCTGGCCGGAGAATCCGGCCATTGGAGCGGGTTGGTTCCCGGAACCAAGGTGGCGGCAAAATCCAATATCTTTCCCCGTCAGGAGCTGCGATTGGACCAGGAAGAATCGGTGGCGGACAAGGGAGACAAGCCATCAGGGAGGGATCAGCAGGAAACCCCGTGCATTGACTCCGGGGCGTTCCAGCAGGTGGATCTGCGAGTGGGAACTGTTGTCAAGGCCGAGCCCGTGCCCAAGACGGACAAACTGTTGCTCATGACCATTGATCTGGGCGAGACCGAACCACGCCAGGTTGTGGGCGGTCTGGCAGAATCCTGGACGCCCGAGGAACTGGTGGGCAGACAGGTGGTTGTGGTGGCCAATCTGAAACCCCGCAAGCTCCGTGGGGTGACCTCCCAGGGCATGGTCCTGGCGGTGAGGACCGACAGCGGGCTCGAGTTGCTGGCCCCAAGCGGCAATGTTGCCCCCGGGAGCAGGGTTTCGTAA
- the gltA gene encoding NADPH-dependent glutamate synthase: MAKKSKIRPRVDMPMQDPTVRCTNFREVALGYSREQAMLEASRCLQCKTPTCQSGCPVEVDCKGFIRAVARGDIETAYGIIKETNSLPAVCGRVCPQENQCEGHCKLAPTGKPIAIGRLERFVSDSYYAKNPCDAITGRDDCPMLREDLKVAAIGSGPSSLTVAGYLAARGIKVTVFEALHELGGVLTYGIPEFRLPKSIVHTEVEFLKKQGVEFLTNQVGGMTVTIDDLFAQGYKAVFIGVGAGLPKFLNIPGESLIGVYSANEFLTRVNLMKGYRFPEYDTPVPLGKHVAVFGGGNVAMDAARTALRLGAEKVSIVYRRTKNEMPARREELEHALEEGVCLECLAQPLAFEGDDAGNLTGIRLQRMELGEPDESGRCRPCCIEGETYVLPVDLAVLALGTGPNPVLLNATPELKQTKWGYIDGDDQTGETSIPMVFAGGDIVTGSATVVMAMGAGRRAAKVIARRLLGEE; this comes from the coding sequence ATGGCTAAAAAGAGCAAAATCCGACCACGCGTTGATATGCCCATGCAGGACCCCACGGTCCGGTGTACCAATTTCAGGGAAGTGGCTCTGGGCTATTCCAGGGAACAGGCCATGCTGGAGGCCTCACGCTGTCTGCAATGCAAAACACCCACATGCCAGAGTGGCTGTCCCGTGGAGGTTGACTGCAAGGGATTTATCCGGGCCGTTGCCCGGGGTGATATTGAAACGGCTTATGGGATCATCAAGGAAACCAACAGCCTGCCTGCGGTATGCGGTCGGGTCTGTCCCCAGGAAAATCAGTGCGAAGGCCATTGCAAACTGGCTCCCACGGGCAAGCCCATTGCCATCGGGCGGCTGGAGCGGTTCGTGTCGGATTCCTATTACGCCAAGAACCCTTGCGATGCCATTACCGGGCGTGACGATTGCCCCATGCTCCGCGAGGATCTCAAGGTGGCGGCCATCGGATCCGGGCCGAGCAGTTTGACCGTGGCCGGATATCTGGCGGCCCGGGGCATCAAGGTGACCGTGTTCGAGGCCCTGCACGAGCTTGGCGGGGTGCTGACGTACGGGATTCCGGAGTTTCGACTTCCCAAGTCCATTGTCCACACCGAAGTGGAATTTCTCAAGAAGCAGGGTGTGGAATTTTTGACCAATCAGGTCGGTGGCATGACCGTGACCATTGATGACCTTTTTGCACAGGGGTACAAGGCGGTTTTCATCGGCGTGGGCGCCGGGCTGCCCAAATTTTTGAATATTCCAGGAGAATCCCTGATCGGCGTGTATTCGGCCAACGAATTTCTGACCCGGGTGAACCTGATGAAGGGGTACCGGTTTCCCGAGTATGATACCCCGGTTCCCTTGGGGAAGCATGTGGCCGTGTTTGGCGGGGGGAATGTGGCCATGGATGCCGCCCGTACGGCCCTTCGGCTGGGTGCCGAAAAGGTGAGTATTGTCTACCGGAGGACCAAAAATGAAATGCCTGCACGCAGGGAAGAACTGGAACACGCCCTGGAAGAGGGCGTCTGCCTGGAATGTCTGGCCCAGCCCCTGGCCTTTGAGGGGGATGATGCGGGCAACCTGACGGGCATCCGTCTTCAAAGGATGGAATTGGGTGAGCCCGACGAAAGCGGCCGGTGCCGACCGTGTTGCATTGAAGGGGAAACCTATGTCCTGCCTGTGGATCTTGCTGTTCTGGCGCTGGGCACGGGACCCAATCCGGTACTGCTCAACGCAACACCGGAACTTAAACAGACTAAATGGGGCTATATCGATGGTGATGACCAGACCGGGGAGACCAGTATTCCCATGGTCTTTGCCGGTGGTGACATCGTGACCGGATCGGCCACGGTTGTCATGGCCATGGGGGCGGGCCGCAGAGCCGCCAAGGTCATCGCCCGAAGATTGCTCGGAGAAGAGTGA
- a CDS encoding sulfide/dihydroorotate dehydrogenase-like FAD/NAD-binding protein yields MPNTIVKKKGLIPGRVSEMIISAPEIATKARPGNFVVLRLSPQGERIPLTIADTDPQAGTITIVYMVLGKTTAMLEKLVQGDDILDVCGPLGKPTRLDKVGTVICVGGGTGIAAMHHIAKGHHRVGNRVVAIIGARSKDLLLFEKELASFCDEVLVATDDGSYGHKGFVTEVLAKRLAQDAHVGEVVGVGPVPMMRAVAETTRPFKVRTIVSLNPIMVDGIGMCGACRVTVGGKTRFACVDGPEFDAHSVDFDELMRRLGSFREQEQASYNTYCECHG; encoded by the coding sequence ATGCCAAATACGATCGTCAAGAAAAAGGGACTCATTCCGGGCAGGGTGAGCGAAATGATCATCTCCGCTCCGGAGATCGCCACCAAGGCCCGTCCCGGCAATTTCGTGGTGCTCAGGCTTTCGCCCCAGGGAGAACGCATCCCCTTGACCATTGCAGACACGGACCCCCAGGCCGGAACCATCACCATTGTCTACATGGTACTTGGCAAGACCACGGCCATGCTCGAAAAACTGGTTCAGGGCGACGATATTCTTGATGTATGCGGTCCTTTGGGCAAACCCACCCGACTGGACAAGGTGGGCACGGTCATTTGTGTGGGAGGTGGAACAGGCATTGCCGCCATGCATCATATTGCCAAGGGACATCACAGGGTCGGCAACCGGGTGGTGGCCATTATCGGTGCCCGGAGCAAGGATCTGCTGCTTTTTGAAAAGGAACTGGCCTCGTTCTGTGATGAAGTTCTGGTGGCCACGGATGACGGCAGCTACGGCCACAAGGGTTTTGTCACCGAGGTGTTGGCCAAGCGTCTTGCCCAGGATGCTCATGTCGGCGAGGTCGTTGGTGTCGGCCCCGTACCCATGATGCGTGCCGTGGCCGAGACCACCAGGCCCTTCAAGGTCAGGACCATCGTCAGCCTGAATCCGATTATGGTTGACGGCATAGGGATGTGCGGGGCATGCAGGGTGACTGTTGGGGGAAAGACCCGGTTTGCCTGTGTGGACGGCCCTGAATTCGACGCCCATAGTGTGGATTTTGATGAATTGATGCGGCGTTTGGGTTCTTTTCGCGAACAGGAGCAGGCCTCCTACAATACCTATTGTGAATGCCATGGCTAA
- the ricT gene encoding regulatory iron-sulfur-containing complex subunit RicT has protein sequence MGHVVGVKFRDQGQVYYFDARPYVVNVGDVVLVKTDEGLGLGHVVDQRTAPPADMAEDVLKPIFRLATPEDLKEQEENKKLAREAFAHCRECIATHKLEMKLVDVEVYFDRSKMVFYFTAPGRIDFRELVKDLVRAYRTRIELRQIGVRHETQMLGAMGNCGQVCCCRRFLRKFEPVTIKMAKDQNLFLNPAKISGVCGRLLCCLAYEKDTYADFQKRVPRMGKRFNTSLGPMKTLRSNLFRDSVVVLTEDNQEREVSLDEWHEIVTGRPVSRQPHAPGKPVHETRRPEPSSRKRDAAKPQGKNGDRGAGGKKQAAGGDKPARPKGGNKPARKPRKASRPSGTPDEKQRQGKPRAQQPIKQDKDTPPDGPPKGGNKRRKPSRKRRPRKKPGQTKPGTSS, from the coding sequence ATGGGGCATGTTGTAGGAGTGAAGTTCCGGGATCAGGGGCAGGTCTATTATTTTGATGCCCGTCCCTATGTGGTCAATGTGGGAGATGTGGTCCTGGTCAAGACCGATGAAGGCCTGGGCCTGGGCCATGTGGTGGATCAGCGCACCGCGCCTCCCGCTGACATGGCGGAAGATGTTCTGAAGCCCATTTTTCGTCTGGCCACCCCCGAAGATCTCAAGGAGCAGGAAGAAAACAAGAAACTGGCCCGTGAGGCCTTTGCCCATTGTCGGGAATGCATCGCCACCCACAAGCTGGAGATGAAGCTGGTCGATGTAGAGGTCTATTTTGATCGGAGCAAGATGGTTTTCTATTTCACGGCTCCCGGTCGGATCGATTTCAGAGAGCTGGTCAAGGATCTTGTGCGTGCCTACCGTACCCGTATCGAGCTGCGTCAGATCGGGGTGCGCCATGAAACCCAGATGCTGGGGGCCATGGGCAATTGCGGGCAGGTTTGCTGTTGCCGGCGTTTTTTGCGCAAGTTTGAACCCGTGACCATCAAGATGGCCAAGGATCAGAACCTTTTCTTGAACCCGGCCAAAATTTCAGGTGTTTGCGGCAGATTGCTCTGCTGTCTGGCCTATGAAAAAGACACGTACGCGGATTTCCAGAAACGGGTTCCCAGAATGGGCAAGCGGTTCAACACCTCCCTTGGGCCCATGAAAACCTTGCGCAGCAATCTGTTCCGGGATTCCGTGGTCGTGCTCACCGAAGACAATCAGGAACGCGAAGTCTCCCTGGACGAATGGCACGAGATCGTCACGGGCAGACCGGTGTCCCGACAACCCCATGCTCCGGGCAAGCCTGTTCATGAAACCAGAAGACCGGAACCCTCTTCCCGCAAACGGGATGCAGCAAAGCCGCAGGGGAAAAATGGTGATCGCGGGGCCGGAGGGAAAAAACAGGCAGCTGGTGGGGACAAACCGGCTCGTCCCAAGGGGGGAAACAAGCCAGCAAGAAAGCCCAGAAAGGCGTCCCGGCCTTCAGGCACTCCTGACGAGAAACAAAGACAGGGCAAGCCCAGAGCCCAGCAACCCATCAAGCAGGACAAGGATACTCCTCCTGATGGTCCTCCCAAGGGGGGAAACAAGCGTCGCAAACCCTCCCGCAAGCGCCGTCCCCGCAAGAAGCCCGGTCAGACAAAGCCCGGGACTTCTTCGTGA
- the purF gene encoding amidophosphoribosyltransferase: MKKEYCGLFGIYGHEEAARMTYFGLYALQHRGQESAGIVTWDGEKLREQRGMGLVADVFEEQHLGHQLKGDVAIGHIRYSTTGASLIRNAQPFMVRYKGMHMAVAHNGNLVNTMEMRRELESTGSLFQTTMDSEIIMHLIAKYLNGSTIEDAVAKACREIKGAFSLLLQIDNKLIAIRDPWGFRPLALGRVGTSYVLASETCAFDLLEAEYMRCVRPGEMLVVEEGGLHSIQYAEPAMSASCAFELIYFARPDSIVFDEEVYAARKRMGAILAREAPVKADYVMPFPDSGMYAAVGYSQESGLPYENAMIRNHYVGRTFIQPTQGMRDFAARVKLNPVKSMIKGKKIVIVEDSIVRGTTIKTRVKSLREMGAKEIHMRVSCPPIKHPCYYGIDFSSKGELIAANHAIFDIAKFIGLDSLHYLSIDGLKQALGRNDGYCLACFDGAYPVLPGQGCGKMCLECTDE; the protein is encoded by the coding sequence ATGAAAAAAGAATATTGCGGCCTGTTCGGCATTTACGGGCATGAAGAAGCGGCTAGAATGACCTATTTCGGGTTGTACGCTCTGCAGCACAGGGGGCAGGAAAGTGCCGGGATCGTGACCTGGGACGGAGAAAAGCTTCGCGAACAGCGGGGCATGGGCCTTGTGGCCGATGTTTTCGAGGAACAGCATCTCGGCCACCAGCTCAAGGGTGATGTGGCCATTGGCCACATCCGGTACTCGACCACGGGTGCCTCCCTGATTCGCAACGCCCAGCCGTTCATGGTCCGGTACAAGGGCATGCACATGGCCGTGGCCCACAACGGCAATCTGGTGAACACCATGGAGATGCGCCGGGAGCTGGAATCCACCGGATCCCTGTTCCAGACGACCATGGACAGCGAGATCATCATGCATCTCATTGCCAAGTACCTGAACGGATCGACCATTGAAGACGCCGTGGCCAAGGCCTGCCGGGAAATCAAGGGGGCCTTCAGCCTGCTTCTGCAAATTGACAACAAGCTCATTGCCATCCGCGATCCCTGGGGATTTCGGCCCCTGGCCCTTGGCAGGGTGGGTACTTCCTATGTCCTGGCTTCGGAGACCTGTGCCTTTGATCTGCTGGAGGCCGAGTACATGCGCTGTGTTCGCCCCGGGGAGATGCTGGTCGTTGAGGAAGGGGGCTTGCACAGTATCCAGTACGCCGAACCGGCCATGAGCGCTTCCTGTGCCTTTGAGCTCATTTATTTTGCCCGACCCGATTCCATTGTCTTTGATGAAGAGGTGTATGCGGCCAGAAAACGCATGGGCGCCATTCTGGCCCGGGAAGCCCCTGTCAAGGCCGATTATGTGATGCCTTTTCCGGATTCCGGGATGTATGCGGCTGTGGGATATTCCCAGGAGTCGGGTCTCCCCTATGAAAACGCCATGATCCGCAACCACTACGTGGGCAGAACATTCATCCAGCCCACACAGGGCATGCGGGATTTTGCCGCCCGGGTTAAACTCAATCCCGTCAAGAGCATGATCAAGGGCAAGAAGATTGTCATTGTGGAAGATTCCATTGTCAGGGGAACGACCATCAAAACCCGGGTCAAAAGTCTCAGGGAAATGGGGGCCAAGGAGATCCACATGCGGGTCAGCTGCCCGCCCATCAAGCATCCCTGTTATTATGGCATTGATTTTTCCTCCAAGGGCGAACTCATTGCCGCCAATCATGCCATTTTTGATATCGCCAAGTTCATTGGCCTGGATTCCCTGCATTATCTTTCCATTGACGGGCTCAAGCAGGCCCTGGGCCGCAATGATGGATATTGTCTTGCCTGTTTTGACGGAGCCTATCCGGTTCTTCCCGGACAGGGGTGCGGCAAAATGTGTCTTGAATGCACGGATGAGTGA
- the carB gene encoding carbamoyl-phosphate synthase large subunit, translated as MPKRTDIHKIMLIGSGPIVIGQACEFDYSGTQAIKALKEEGYEVILVNSNPATIMTDPELADRTYVEPIEPETVARIIAKERPDALLPTLGGQTGLNTAVAVAANGVLDKYGVELIGASLPVIQKAESRRQFRKAMDNIGLKVPRSGIARTMDDVREWAAKLSFPIIVRPAFTLGGTGGGVAYNREDLESIAAQGLAASLTTEVMLEESLLGWKEYELEVMRDKKDNCVIICSIENLDPMGVHTGDSITVAPAQTLTDQEYQMMRDASLAIMREIGVETGGSNVQFALNPANGELMVIEMNPRVSRSSALASKATGFPIAKIAAKLAIGYTLDELPNDITRETMASFEPAIDYCVVKIPRFTFEKFPGTKDYLTTAMKSVGETMAIGRTFKEALQKGVRSLETGLPGLGKYFYAERPDREEQLATLRQPSSNRLYQLRWALLSGITVDEIVEATSIDPWFLDQIQQIIDLEREIKQGGLDHNVSADNETIVALLRKAKKNGFSDKQLATLWKKDENDIRRMRKQAGILPTYKLVDTCSAEFEAYTPYFYSTYERENEARTSAGKKVVILGGGPNRIGQGIEFDYCCVHASYALREMGVESIMVNSNPETVSTDYDTSDRLYFEPLTQEDVLNIIEQEQPDGVIVQFGGQTPLNLAVPLLRAGVHILGTSPDSIDRAEDRERFQALIQKLDLLQPENGTAMSVEQAVAIAEKITYPVVVRPSYVLGGRAMEIVYDESELRTYFREAVVVSPEHPILVDKFLENAIEMDVDALSDGEDCYVAGIMEHIEEAGIHSGDSACVLPPHTVDDELVYEIRRQTKALARELGVVGLMNIQFAIKDNQIYIIEVNPRASRTVPFVSKATGVPLARFATKVLLGEKLKDLDPWALRKRGYYSVKEAVLPFERFPGVDVILGPEMRSTGEVMGIDPSVGLAYMKSLMAAGLYPPTSGTIFISVNDKDKAEIVEPARIFSDLGFRIMATRGTRAYLMEHGVATVLVNKVYEGRPNVVDAIKNGEIQFVINTSSGKKTIQDSSALRQAAVLYGLPYTTTLSGAKALAWAVKKRACCEMEVKSLQEYYRESELKRRLM; from the coding sequence ATGCCCAAAAGAACAGACATCCACAAAATCATGCTTATCGGTTCCGGTCCCATTGTCATCGGACAGGCCTGTGAATTTGACTATTCCGGGACCCAGGCCATCAAGGCACTCAAGGAGGAAGGGTACGAGGTCATTCTCGTCAACTCCAATCCCGCGACCATCATGACCGATCCTGAACTGGCCGACAGGACCTATGTGGAGCCCATTGAGCCGGAAACCGTGGCCAGGATCATTGCCAAGGAACGTCCCGACGCCCTGCTGCCCACCCTTGGCGGGCAGACCGGGCTGAACACGGCAGTGGCCGTTGCCGCCAATGGCGTTCTCGACAAGTACGGGGTGGAGCTCATCGGGGCTTCCCTGCCGGTCATTCAAAAGGCCGAGAGTCGTCGGCAGTTCCGAAAGGCCATGGACAATATCGGGCTGAAGGTTCCCCGAAGCGGGATCGCCCGGACCATGGACGATGTCCGGGAGTGGGCTGCCAAACTCTCCTTTCCGATCATTGTCCGTCCGGCCTTCACTCTGGGAGGAACCGGCGGCGGCGTTGCCTACAATCGGGAGGATCTCGAGTCCATTGCCGCCCAGGGGCTGGCGGCCAGCCTGACCACCGAGGTCATGCTGGAGGAGTCCCTGCTCGGATGGAAGGAGTACGAACTCGAGGTCATGCGGGACAAAAAGGACAATTGCGTGATCATTTGTTCCATTGAAAATCTTGATCCCATGGGTGTGCATACGGGCGATTCCATCACGGTGGCGCCTGCCCAGACCCTGACGGACCAGGAATATCAGATGATGCGCGATGCCTCCCTGGCCATCATGCGTGAGATCGGGGTGGAAACCGGGGGGTCCAATGTCCAGTTTGCCCTCAACCCGGCCAACGGGGAGCTCATGGTCATTGAGATGAACCCGCGTGTTTCCCGGTCCTCGGCCCTGGCCTCCAAGGCTACGGGGTTTCCCATTGCCAAGATCGCGGCCAAACTGGCCATCGGATACACCCTGGACGAACTGCCCAATGATATCACCCGGGAAACCATGGCCTCGTTTGAGCCGGCCATTGATTACTGTGTGGTCAAGATCCCCAGGTTCACCTTTGAAAAATTTCCGGGCACCAAGGACTATCTGACAACGGCCATGAAAAGCGTGGGTGAAACCATGGCCATTGGCCGGACTTTCAAGGAGGCCCTGCAAAAGGGAGTGCGCTCCCTGGAAACCGGGCTTCCCGGTCTTGGCAAATATTTTTATGCCGAACGGCCTGACAGGGAAGAGCAGTTGGCAACCCTGCGCCAGCCAAGCTCCAACCGTCTCTATCAGCTCCGCTGGGCACTGCTTTCCGGCATCACAGTTGATGAGATTGTGGAAGCCACCTCCATTGATCCCTGGTTTTTGGATCAGATTCAGCAGATCATCGATCTGGAGCGGGAGATCAAGCAGGGCGGCCTGGACCATAATGTTTCCGCAGACAATGAAACCATTGTGGCCCTGCTCCGGAAGGCCAAGAAGAACGGGTTTTCGGACAAACAGCTGGCCACCTTGTGGAAGAAGGATGAAAACGACATTCGCAGGATGCGCAAACAGGCCGGTATCCTGCCCACCTACAAACTGGTGGATACCTGTTCGGCCGAGTTCGAGGCCTATACACCCTATTTTTATTCCACTTACGAGCGGGAAAACGAGGCACGGACAAGTGCAGGCAAGAAGGTGGTCATCCTGGGGGGCGGACCCAACCGTATCGGCCAGGGGATCGAGTTCGACTACTGCTGTGTTCATGCCTCCTACGCCCTCAGGGAAATGGGCGTGGAATCCATCATGGTCAATTCCAATCCCGAGACCGTGAGCACGGACTACGACACCTCTGATCGTCTCTATTTCGAACCCCTGACCCAGGAAGATGTCCTGAACATCATCGAACAGGAACAGCCCGACGGGGTGATTGTCCAGTTTGGCGGGCAGACGCCCCTGAATCTTGCCGTTCCCCTTTTGAGGGCCGGGGTGCATATTCTGGGAACATCTCCGGACAGCATTGATCGGGCCGAGGATCGGGAACGCTTCCAGGCCCTCATCCAAAAACTCGATCTTCTCCAGCCGGAAAACGGCACGGCCATGTCCGTGGAGCAGGCCGTGGCCATTGCCGAGAAAATCACCTATCCCGTGGTTGTCCGTCCCTCCTATGTGCTGGGCGGTCGGGCCATGGAAATCGTTTACGACGAGAGTGAACTGCGAACCTATTTTCGCGAGGCTGTTGTGGTCTCTCCGGAACACCCCATTCTGGTGGACAAGTTTCTGGAAAACGCCATCGAGATGGATGTAGACGCCCTGAGCGATGGTGAAGATTGCTATGTTGCCGGCATCATGGAGCATATCGAGGAAGCAGGCATCCACTCCGGAGATTCGGCCTGCGTGCTTCCGCCCCATACCGTGGACGATGAATTGGTGTACGAAATCCGCCGTCAGACCAAGGCCCTGGCCAGGGAGCTGGGGGTCGTGGGGCTCATGAACATCCAGTTCGCCATCAAGGACAACCAGATTTATATCATCGAGGTCAATCCCCGGGCCTCGCGAACCGTCCCCTTTGTGAGCAAGGCCACGGGCGTGCCTCTGGCCCGGTTCGCCACCAAGGTGCTTCTCGGAGAAAAACTCAAGGACCTTGATCCATGGGCCCTTCGCAAACGCGGCTATTACTCGGTTAAGGAGGCCGTGCTCCCGTTCGAACGTTTTCCCGGGGTGGATGTCATTCTCGGCCCTGAAATGCGGTCCACGGGCGAAGTCATGGGCATTGATCCTTCTGTGGGCCTGGCCTACATGAAGAGCCTCATGGCTGCGGGGCTCTATCCGCCCACTTCGGGAACCATCTTCATTTCGGTGAACGACAAGGACAAGGCCGAGATTGTGGAACCGGCCAGGATTTTTAGTGATCTGGGATTTCGGATCATGGCCACCCGTGGAACCCGGGCCTATTTGATGGAGCATGGCGTTGCCACCGTGCTGGTGAACAAGGTGTATGAGGGGCGGCCCAATGTGGTGGACGCCATCAAGAACGGTGAAATCCAGTTTGTGATCAATACGTCTTCGGGCAAGAAGACCATTCAGGACTCTTCTGCCCTGCGCCAGGCTGCCGTGCTCTACGGGTTGCCCTATACGACCACCCTTTCCGGCGCCAAGGCTCTGGCCTGGGCGGTCAAAAAACGGGCTTGCTGCGAGATGGAGGTCAAGTCCCTGCAGGAGTATTACCGAGAGAGCGAGCTCAAGCGGCGGCTCATGTAA